In Vreelandella piezotolerans, one genomic interval encodes:
- a CDS encoding MurR/RpiR family transcriptional regulator: protein MTPHIGQRIAAQFDALSAQEQRVASFILDHFDDLAVYSAADLARLTGVSKSTVSRLFKRLGFESYRTVKDHARQLRNLGVPLVIDAHAMEEESESGASFQRHLQREQENLQRCFASLVPQEFAAMVEALAMAQQVVIVGFRNSYPLALHLRQQLVQARRHVRLAPQPNQSLAEELVDLTEHDTVVLLGFRRRPSAFAALVDALERSPAKVLLIADPTASPFASQVTWWLEVPLESLSAFDSYATANSVICLLANAVLHQRLAEGRERISAISDHYAELNELASPIMSVDWDAHQ from the coding sequence ATGACACCCCATATCGGACAACGGATTGCCGCCCAGTTTGATGCGCTCAGCGCCCAAGAACAGCGCGTGGCGAGTTTCATTCTGGATCACTTCGATGATTTGGCCGTGTACAGCGCCGCCGATCTGGCGCGTTTGACCGGGGTGTCAAAGTCCACCGTCAGCCGTCTATTCAAGCGACTAGGGTTCGAAAGCTATCGCACGGTAAAGGATCACGCTCGACAGCTGCGTAATTTGGGCGTGCCGTTGGTGATCGATGCCCATGCCATGGAGGAGGAGAGCGAGAGCGGCGCCTCGTTCCAGCGCCACCTGCAGCGGGAGCAGGAGAATCTGCAGCGCTGTTTCGCGAGCCTTGTCCCCCAGGAATTTGCCGCGATGGTCGAGGCGTTGGCGATGGCTCAGCAGGTCGTGATCGTCGGTTTCCGCAACAGCTATCCGTTGGCACTGCACTTACGTCAGCAGCTCGTGCAAGCCCGTCGCCACGTGCGCTTGGCACCGCAGCCGAACCAGTCGTTGGCCGAAGAGCTGGTGGATTTGACCGAACACGACACCGTGGTGCTGTTGGGTTTTCGCCGCCGTCCATCGGCATTTGCCGCGTTAGTGGACGCCCTCGAACGCTCGCCTGCCAAGGTGTTGTTGATCGCTGACCCCACCGCCTCGCCGTTTGCTTCGCAAGTGACGTGGTGGTTGGAAGTACCGTTAGAGAGTCTCTCGGCGTTCGATAGCTATGCCACCGCCAACAGCGTGATTTGCCTGTTGGCAAATGCCGTTTTGCACCAGCGCTTAGCGGAGGGCCGCGAGCGAATCAGCGCGATAAGCGACCACTATGCTGAGTTGAACGAGCTGGCATCGCCCATCATGAGCGTCGATTGGGACGCCCATCAATAA
- the puuE gene encoding allantoinase PuuE produces MTSHYPRDLIGYGRTPPHANWPGKAKIAVQFVLNYEEGGENCVLHGDAGSEQFLSEIIGAASYPDRHLSMESIYEYGSRAGVWRILREFERRGLPLTVFGVAMALERHPDVAQAFKELGHEVACHGYRWIHYQEVPEHIEREHLQKAMEIFQRLYGEKPQGWYTGRDSPNTRRLILDEGGFLYDSDYYGDDLPFWTTVSDSQGAEHNHLIVPYTLDTNDMRFAAPQGFNTADHFFTYLRDAFDVLYAEGEDSPKMLSIGMHCRLLGRPGRFRALQRFLDHIEAHDRVWVARRVDIARHWAEHHPAAK; encoded by the coding sequence ATGACCTCTCATTACCCTCGCGATCTCATCGGCTATGGCCGTACGCCGCCCCACGCTAACTGGCCAGGCAAGGCCAAGATCGCCGTTCAATTCGTGCTGAATTATGAGGAGGGCGGGGAAAACTGCGTACTGCATGGCGATGCAGGCTCGGAGCAGTTTTTGTCCGAGATCATTGGTGCAGCCAGCTATCCAGACCGCCATTTGAGCATGGAGTCCATCTACGAATACGGCTCCCGCGCTGGCGTGTGGCGTATTCTACGCGAGTTCGAGCGCCGCGGGTTGCCGCTCACCGTATTTGGCGTGGCCATGGCGCTAGAGCGCCACCCGGACGTGGCCCAGGCATTCAAAGAGCTGGGCCATGAAGTGGCGTGCCACGGCTACCGCTGGATCCACTACCAGGAAGTACCCGAGCATATCGAGCGCGAGCATCTGCAAAAGGCTATGGAGATCTTCCAGCGCTTGTACGGTGAAAAGCCCCAAGGTTGGTACACCGGGCGCGACAGCCCCAATACGCGCCGTTTGATTCTGGACGAAGGTGGCTTTCTTTACGACAGCGACTATTACGGCGACGACCTGCCGTTCTGGACCACGGTGAGCGATAGCCAAGGCGCGGAGCATAACCACCTGATCGTGCCCTACACCTTAGATACCAACGACATGCGTTTTGCGGCTCCACAAGGGTTCAACACGGCGGATCATTTCTTTACCTATCTGCGCGACGCCTTTGATGTACTGTATGCCGAAGGGGAGGATTCGCCGAAAATGCTCTCTATTGGTATGCACTGCCGTTTGCTGGGCCGCCCTGGGCGTTTCCGGGCGCTGCAGCGCTTTTTAGACCATATCGAAGCCCACGACCGTGTGTGGGTAGCCCGACGGGTCGATATCGCCCGTCACTGGGCAGAGCATCACCCAGCCGCTAAATAA
- a CDS encoding aspartate/glutamate racemase family protein, whose product MHIRLINPNTTAAMTATIRQAAERLAAPSTTVSATQPDAGPVSIESHFDEAVSAVGVAEEVLKGEREGNIDAYVVACFGDPGLLAARELTRAPVIGIAEAAFHMATLISTRFSIVTTLGRTGIIAEHLLEQYGFSHHCRRIRAAEIPVLDLEDHPDAAFSRIVQECCRARDEDGIGAIVLGCGGMANLTHAISREVGLPVVEGVSAALKLAESLVGLGLSTSKYGDLDYPRPKPFTGKFADFSNLTLPPTRR is encoded by the coding sequence GTGCATATACGCCTGATTAACCCCAACACGACGGCTGCCATGACAGCGACGATTCGGCAAGCGGCCGAACGATTGGCGGCTCCTTCGACCACCGTGAGCGCCACTCAGCCCGACGCGGGACCGGTTTCTATCGAGAGCCATTTCGATGAAGCCGTGAGCGCGGTGGGCGTGGCCGAAGAGGTTTTGAAAGGCGAGCGAGAGGGCAACATCGATGCTTACGTCGTGGCCTGTTTTGGTGATCCCGGCCTACTGGCTGCCCGCGAACTGACCCGCGCGCCGGTGATCGGCATTGCCGAAGCCGCCTTTCATATGGCGACCCTGATTAGCACGCGCTTCTCGATCGTGACCACGCTAGGCCGCACCGGGATTATTGCCGAACACCTGCTCGAGCAGTACGGCTTTAGCCACCACTGCCGCCGCATTCGCGCCGCTGAAATCCCGGTACTGGATTTGGAAGACCACCCTGACGCCGCCTTCAGCCGGATCGTGCAAGAGTGCTGCCGTGCCCGCGATGAAGATGGTATTGGCGCGATCGTGCTGGGCTGTGGCGGGATGGCGAACCTCACCCACGCCATTAGCCGAGAAGTGGGCCTGCCCGTGGTGGAAGGGGTCAGTGCGGCGTTGAAGCTTGCCGAATCGCTGGTGGGGCTGGGCTTATCTACCAGCAAATACGGCGATTTAGACTACCCGCGCCCGAAACCTTTTACCGGCAAGTTTGCGGATTTTTCAAACCTCACCTTGCCACCTACACGCCGTTGA
- a CDS encoding NCS1 family transporter — protein sequence MSTSTSALTSDEAPGATSPATAKAVGAESLAPQSTRIMGRTSYFLAWFGGCVSIGTFAMGSSVVGTLNLLQATLAIAIGCFVIGVALAINGAAGYKYGIPFMVQARSAFGFTGTRIPGLVRAVPAIVWYGFQSWIGAGALNMVSATLFGFDNLIFYFIAFQFLQIGLSVLGFQGIKWLENIGSAFILCSLMYMFYATVQRYGDELSTSLLTMEGSWGMPFWSATMLFLGIYSTMMLNVSDYSREHKKGTGPGLLTTIYAMSILPCTLFMGLIGYMVSQATGTADPIQVFANAVDNTPLLMITLLFIAFAQVTTNVLNNVVPPTYVLMDVFKLKFSVATVIVGLLAFATFPWKLVQPESAAGLQLFVQTYSAFLGPIFAILVVDYYVIRRRTLDIGKLYDENGPYQGINQAALIATAVGIIAALSFSAVSWYASLIPAGLTYYLLMKHWPACQRFTQ from the coding sequence ATGAGCACTTCAACCTCTGCTCTTACCTCAGATGAAGCGCCGGGAGCAACTAGCCCCGCCACCGCCAAAGCCGTTGGGGCCGAAAGCCTAGCTCCGCAAAGCACCCGCATCATGGGGCGCACCTCCTATTTTTTAGCCTGGTTTGGGGGGTGCGTGTCGATTGGCACCTTCGCCATGGGCTCAAGCGTAGTGGGCACGCTCAATCTACTGCAGGCCACCCTGGCGATTGCCATTGGCTGTTTTGTGATTGGCGTGGCGCTCGCCATTAACGGGGCCGCTGGTTATAAATATGGCATTCCGTTCATGGTGCAGGCCCGCAGTGCATTTGGTTTTACCGGCACGCGTATTCCCGGTTTGGTGCGCGCCGTGCCCGCCATCGTCTGGTACGGTTTTCAAAGCTGGATTGGCGCGGGCGCCCTCAACATGGTGTCGGCGACGCTGTTCGGTTTCGATAACCTGATCTTCTATTTCATTGCCTTTCAGTTTTTGCAGATTGGCCTTTCGGTACTCGGCTTTCAGGGCATCAAGTGGCTGGAGAACATTGGCAGCGCCTTCATTCTCTGCTCGCTGATGTACATGTTTTACGCCACGGTGCAGCGTTACGGCGACGAGCTATCCACCAGCCTGCTGACCATGGAAGGCTCTTGGGGGATGCCCTTCTGGAGCGCCACCATGCTATTTTTGGGCATCTACAGCACCATGATGCTCAACGTTAGTGACTACTCCCGGGAGCATAAAAAGGGCACCGGCCCAGGGCTATTGACCACCATTTACGCGATGTCGATTCTACCCTGCACGCTGTTTATGGGCCTAATTGGCTACATGGTGTCGCAAGCTACCGGCACCGCCGACCCTATTCAGGTGTTCGCCAACGCGGTAGATAATACACCGCTACTCATGATCACCCTGCTGTTCATCGCCTTCGCCCAGGTGACCACCAACGTGCTGAACAATGTGGTGCCGCCCACCTACGTGCTGATGGACGTGTTCAAACTCAAGTTCTCCGTTGCCACCGTTATCGTGGGGCTGCTGGCCTTCGCCACCTTCCCTTGGAAACTGGTGCAGCCGGAATCCGCCGCAGGCCTACAGCTCTTCGTGCAAACCTACTCCGCATTCCTTGGCCCCATCTTCGCTATTCTGGTGGTGGACTACTACGTCATTCGACGCCGCACGCTGGATATCGGCAAGCTCTACGATGAAAACGGCCCCTATCAAGGCATTAACCAAGCGGCGTTAATAGCGACAGCGGTAGGGATTATCGCCGCGCTCTCGTTCTCGGCGGTCTCTTGGTACGCCAGCCTAATTCCTGCCGGGCTGACTTACTACCTGCTGATGAAACACTGGCCCGCCTGCCAGCGCTTCACCCAATAA